A region from the Corylus avellana chromosome ca7, CavTom2PMs-1.0 genome encodes:
- the LOC132186852 gene encoding vestitone reductase-like isoform X1, with product MVQREMEGDKGLVCVTGGTGFIGSWLIMRLLDRGYSVRTTVRSDSEQKKDISFLTSLPRASERLQIFNADLSDPQSFNAPIEGCTGVFHVATPVDFEDREPEEIVTKRAIDGALGVLQACLNSKTVKRVVYTSSASAVVFNGDQEVDEMDESFWSDVDFLKAPNPTGNSGSYMISKTLTERATLEFAEKHGLDVVTIIPSFVVGPFICPKFPSSVRAILAMVLGDKDQYSFLLNASLVHVDDVARAHIFLLECPTVKGRYNCSSDVVTIEQMSQFLSARYPEFQIPTLDSLKEIKGYKIPSLSTKKLLDSGFKYKYGINEMFDGAIQCCKEKEMAYTLSNVRSKFRYNMNKSNVDEAYSC from the exons ATGGTGCAGAGAGAGATGGAAGGAGATAAAGGTCTGGTATGCGTTACAGGTGGTACCGGGTTTATAGGATCATGGCTCATCATGAGGCTCCTTGATCGTGGCTACTCTGTCCGAACCACCGTTAGATCTGACTCTG AGCAAAAGAAAGACATCAGCTTTCTTACAAGTCTGCCAAGAGCATCAGAGAGGCTCCAAATCTTCAACGCAGATCTCAGTGATCCACAGAGTTTCAATGCACCCATTGAAGGATGCACCGGCGTTTTCCACGTTGCAACTCCGGTTGATTTTGAAGACAGAGAGCCTGAAGAAATAGTTACAAAAAGAGCAATCGATGGAGCGCTGGGTGTCTTACAAGCATGCTTAAATTCCAAGACAGTGAAGCGAGTTGTATACACTTCCAGTGCATCAGCTGTTGTATTCAATGGCGATCAGGAGGTTGATGAAATGGATGAGAGCTTTTGGAGCGACGTAGATTTCCTCAAAGCTCCAAATCCAACTGGAAATTCAGGCTCCTACATGATTTCAAAGACATTAACTGAAAGGGCAACCCTTGAATTTGCAGAAAAACATGGATTGGATGTCGTAACCATAATTCCTTCCTTCGTTGTCGGACCCTTCATTTGTCCGAAGTTCCCAAGCTCTGTTCGTGCAATCTTGGCTATGGTCTTGG GTGACAAGGATCAATATAGTTTTCTTCTCAATGCATCATTGGTCCATGTAGATGACGTGGCCAGGGCACATATTTTTCTCCTTGAATGTCCTACTGTAAAAGGAAGGTATAATTGTTCATCAGATGTCGTCACAATTGAGCAGATGTCTCAATTTCTGTCAGCTAGGTACCCAGAATTTCAAATACCAACATTAGA TTCTTTGAAGGAAATTAAAGGGTATAAAATACCGAGTCTCTCAACAAAAAAGCTGTTAGATTCTGGCTTCAAATACAAGTATGGGATCAATGAAATGTTCGATGGAGCTATTCAATGCTGCAAAGAGAAGG AGATGGCGTATACATTATCAAATGTGAGATCTAAATTCCGGTACAATATGAATAAGAGCAATGTTGATGAAGCTTATTCCTGCTAG
- the LOC132186852 gene encoding vestitone reductase-like isoform X2 translates to MVQREMEGDKGLVCVTGGTGFIGSWLIMRLLDRGYSVRTTVRSDSEQKKDISFLTSLPRASERLQIFNADLSDPQSFNAPIEGCTGVFHVATPVDFEDREPEEIVTKRAIDGALGVLQACLNSKTVKRVVYTSSASAVVFNGDQEVDEMDESFWSDVDFLKAPNPTGNSGSYMISKTLTERATLEFAEKHGLDVVTIIPSFVVGPFICPKFPSSVRAILAMVLGDKDQYSFLLNASLVHVDDVARAHIFLLECPTVKGRYNCSSDVVTIEQMSQFLSARYPEFQIPTLDSLKEIKGYKIPSLSTKKLLDSGFKYKYGINEMFDGAIQCCKEKGYL, encoded by the exons ATGGTGCAGAGAGAGATGGAAGGAGATAAAGGTCTGGTATGCGTTACAGGTGGTACCGGGTTTATAGGATCATGGCTCATCATGAGGCTCCTTGATCGTGGCTACTCTGTCCGAACCACCGTTAGATCTGACTCTG AGCAAAAGAAAGACATCAGCTTTCTTACAAGTCTGCCAAGAGCATCAGAGAGGCTCCAAATCTTCAACGCAGATCTCAGTGATCCACAGAGTTTCAATGCACCCATTGAAGGATGCACCGGCGTTTTCCACGTTGCAACTCCGGTTGATTTTGAAGACAGAGAGCCTGAAGAAATAGTTACAAAAAGAGCAATCGATGGAGCGCTGGGTGTCTTACAAGCATGCTTAAATTCCAAGACAGTGAAGCGAGTTGTATACACTTCCAGTGCATCAGCTGTTGTATTCAATGGCGATCAGGAGGTTGATGAAATGGATGAGAGCTTTTGGAGCGACGTAGATTTCCTCAAAGCTCCAAATCCAACTGGAAATTCAGGCTCCTACATGATTTCAAAGACATTAACTGAAAGGGCAACCCTTGAATTTGCAGAAAAACATGGATTGGATGTCGTAACCATAATTCCTTCCTTCGTTGTCGGACCCTTCATTTGTCCGAAGTTCCCAAGCTCTGTTCGTGCAATCTTGGCTATGGTCTTGG GTGACAAGGATCAATATAGTTTTCTTCTCAATGCATCATTGGTCCATGTAGATGACGTGGCCAGGGCACATATTTTTCTCCTTGAATGTCCTACTGTAAAAGGAAGGTATAATTGTTCATCAGATGTCGTCACAATTGAGCAGATGTCTCAATTTCTGTCAGCTAGGTACCCAGAATTTCAAATACCAACATTAGA TTCTTTGAAGGAAATTAAAGGGTATAAAATACCGAGTCTCTCAACAAAAAAGCTGTTAGATTCTGGCTTCAAATACAAGTATGGGATCAATGAAATGTTCGATGGAGCTATTCAATGCTGCAAAGAGAAGGGTTATCTCTAG